A genome region from Hevea brasiliensis isolate MT/VB/25A 57/8 chromosome 9, ASM3005281v1, whole genome shotgun sequence includes the following:
- the LOC110657702 gene encoding transcription factor TCP13 has protein sequence MMIASSKEVDSPTKKEGDTSDGKITKASSSSTPWLRLKDPRIVRVSRAFGGKDRHSKVCTIRGLRDRRVRLSVPTAIQLYDLQDRLGLNQPSKVVDWLLNAAKHEIDELPPLPMQPVNFGRNHQAILTSSHELDASQSKKEGFKTNSSINWEDPGGLTRPNFWSSDSILKAKSKEVARDSVHEKENWTKRNGQEDDKQESSEGHSSAHQVPSSSFFPRVSHSSLPSLINNTMPYGSFLQLEHTNCPLSRLGSHGFAAQTDDLHNLNAVPLPSTLSLSSGSQILVCPPGTAQPYFPSHVTAASTEIDPRQTNHFQMLTSSTQNLFPNSLTPSPYPMNQSARPFHFSATPRLFHPHSSGSHQTDKDQEFPCK, from the coding sequence ATGATGATTGCTAGTTCAAAAGAAGTGGATTCTCCAACAAAAAAGGAGGGAGATACAAGTGATGGCAAGATTACCAAGGCTTCATCTAGTTCAACACCATGGTTAAGATTGAAAGATCCAAGAATTGTTCGTGTCTCGCGTGCTTTTGGAGGAAAAGATAGGCATAGCAAAGTTTGCACCATAAGGGGGTTAAGGGACAGGAGAGTAAGGCTTTCAGTTCCCACAGCAATCCAATTGTACGATCTTCAAGATAGGCTTGGACTTAATCAGCCAAGCAAAGTTGTTGACTGGTTGCTTAATGCAGCAAAGCATGAAATTGATGAACTCCCTCCACTTCCAATGCAACCAGTGAACTTTGGCCGGAATCATCAAGCAATTCTAACTTCTTCTCATGAATTGGATGCTTCCCAATCTAAGAAAGAAGGGTTCAAGACGAATAGCAGCATCAATTGGGAAGATCCAGGCGGATTAACAAGACCAAATTTTTGGAGCAGTGATTCAATTTTGAAGGCCAAGTCAAAAGAAGTTGCAAGGGATTCTGTCCATGAGAAAGAAAACTGGACAAAAAGAAATGGTCAAGAAGATGATAAACAGGAAAGCAGTGAAGGTCATAGTAGTGctcatcaagttccatcaagtaGTTTCTTCCCAAGAGTTAGTCATTCTTCCTTACCGAGTTTGATAAATAATACGATGCCATATGGTTCCTTCCTTCAATTAGAGCACACAAATTGTCCCTTATCTCGTTTGGGAAGCCATGGATTTGCTGCCCAAACGGATGATCTACACAACCTAAATGCTGTGCCATTACCATCTACTTTGTCTCTATCATCTGGATCTCAAATTTTGGTGTGTCCACCTGGAACAGCACAACCTTATTTCCCTTCACATGTTACAGCAGCTTCAACGGAGATTGATCCAAGACAAACGAACCACTTTCAGATGTTGACCTCAAGCACTCAAAATCTGTTTCCAAATTCCCTCACTCCAAGTCCTTATCCTATGAACCAATCTGCTAGACCTTTCCATTTCAGTGCAACTCCCAGGCTTTTCCATCCCCACAGTAGTGGAAGTCATCAAA